A single window of Bradyrhizobium daqingense DNA harbors:
- a CDS encoding OFA family MFS transporter: MTTADTVLAPVGAPGFLDRERTIATAGFNRWLVPPAALCIHLCIGMAYGFSVFWLPLSRAIGLSAPKACPDMSLWQELFTTTCDWKVASMGWMYTLFFVLLGIAAAVWGGWLERVGPRKAGFVSALCWCGGLFLGAIGIYTHQLWLLWLGSGVIGGIGLGLGYISPVSTLVKWFPDRRGMATGMAIMGFGGGAMIGAPLANLLMNYFKTPASVGVWETFVAMGVIYFVFMMIGAFRYRLPPPGWQPEGWTPPVKANAMISKNNVHLNDAHKTPQFWLIWWVLCLNVSAGIGVIGMASPMLQEIFGGKLIGLPDVGFNALDAGQKAQIAAIAAGFAGLLSLFNIGGRFFWASLSDKIGRKNTYYTFFILGIVLYALAPTFAAMGSKLLFVVGFGIILSMYGGGFATVPAYLADMFGTQFVGAIHGRLLTAWSTAGIIGPVVVNYIREFQLAAGVPRDQLYNTTMYILCAMLVAGLICNYLIKPVDSKWHMKDADVAKLQAASASAAAAGPHGSYGIGFGGLDAKAALFWAFVGVPLAWGVWKTLESAVKIF, from the coding sequence ATGACGACTGCCGATACCGTTCTTGCACCGGTTGGTGCTCCCGGCTTTCTCGATCGTGAACGCACGATCGCGACGGCCGGTTTCAATCGCTGGCTGGTGCCGCCGGCGGCGCTGTGCATCCATCTGTGCATCGGCATGGCTTACGGCTTTTCGGTGTTCTGGCTGCCGCTGTCGCGCGCGATCGGCCTGAGCGCGCCGAAGGCCTGTCCGGACATGTCGCTGTGGCAGGAGCTGTTCACCACCACCTGCGACTGGAAGGTCGCCAGCATGGGGTGGATGTACACCCTGTTCTTCGTGCTGCTCGGCATCGCGGCGGCGGTTTGGGGCGGCTGGCTGGAGCGCGTCGGCCCGCGCAAGGCGGGCTTCGTCTCGGCGCTGTGCTGGTGCGGCGGCCTGTTCCTCGGTGCGATCGGGATCTACACCCATCAGCTCTGGCTGTTGTGGCTGGGCTCGGGCGTGATCGGCGGCATCGGTCTCGGCCTCGGTTACATCTCGCCGGTGTCGACGCTCGTGAAATGGTTTCCGGACCGCCGCGGCATGGCGACCGGCATGGCCATCATGGGTTTCGGCGGCGGCGCGATGATCGGCGCGCCGCTGGCGAACCTGCTGATGAACTACTTCAAGACCCCGGCCTCGGTCGGCGTCTGGGAGACCTTCGTCGCGATGGGCGTGATCTACTTCGTGTTCATGATGATCGGCGCATTCCGCTATCGCCTGCCGCCGCCCGGCTGGCAGCCCGAGGGCTGGACCCCGCCGGTCAAGGCCAATGCGATGATCTCGAAGAATAACGTCCATCTCAACGATGCGCACAAGACGCCGCAGTTCTGGCTGATCTGGTGGGTGCTGTGCCTGAACGTGTCGGCCGGCATCGGCGTGATCGGCATGGCTTCGCCCATGCTGCAGGAGATCTTCGGCGGCAAGTTGATCGGTCTGCCGGACGTCGGCTTCAACGCGCTCGACGCCGGGCAGAAGGCGCAGATCGCGGCGATCGCCGCCGGCTTCGCCGGATTGCTCTCGCTCTTCAACATCGGCGGCCGCTTCTTCTGGGCGTCGCTGTCGGACAAGATCGGACGCAAGAACACCTACTACACGTTCTTCATCCTCGGCATCGTGCTCTATGCGCTGGCGCCGACCTTCGCCGCGATGGGCTCGAAGCTGCTGTTCGTGGTCGGCTTCGGCATCATCCTGTCGATGTATGGCGGCGGCTTTGCGACCGTGCCCGCCTACCTCGCCGACATGTTCGGCACGCAGTTCGTCGGCGCCATTCACGGCCGGCTGCTGACGGCGTGGTCGACGGCGGGCATCATCGGTCCGGTCGTGGTCAACTACATCCGTGAGTTCCAGCTCGCGGCCGGCGTGCCGCGTGACCAGCTCTACAACACCACCATGTACATCCTGTGCGCGATGCTGGTCGCGGGCCTGATCTGCAACTATCTGATCAAGCCGGTCGATTCGAAGTGGCACATGAAGGATGCCGACGTCGCCAAGTTGCAGGCGGCGAGTGCGAGCGCTGCCGCCGCGGGGCCGCACGGCTCCTACGGCATCGGCTTTGGCGGGCTCGACGCCAAGGCGGCGCTGTTCTGGGCCTTCGTCGGCGTTCCCCTGGCTTGGGGTGTGTGGAAGACACTGGAGAGCGCGGTCAAGATTTTCTGA
- a CDS encoding sensor histidine kinase: MSDAAGRSGERVRGRSVRFRLLAIALLPMLVILPLLLGVAIYRWNAKFDATLISKVNGDLTIAHQYLARILEKTGVQLRALGLSARFREVLAQDARAQLRDLLDETRKETGLDFLYLTNGRGDILASSPPLKQQPRSDWPIIASALSGEAPATGVDIFGNDELAAISPELAERARLDLVPTPNAVPTDRSAETRGMVVHAASRAMLPDGGAAALVGGTLLNQNLEFIDTINDLVYRAASLPEGSQGTATLFLDDVRISTNVRLFEGRRALGTRVSAAVRSAVLGEGRTWLDSAFVVNDWYISAYEPLVDSYGKRVGMLYVGFLEKPFSQAKYQTLLIIIAAFIAITAATVPIFLRWASSIFMPLERVTATIGEVERGNLAARTKMPVSGDEIGRVAVHLDSLLDQIQERDRQLREWNEELNVRVRERTRDLEHANLKLEATTKQLIMSEKLAAIGEITAGVAHEINNPIAVMQGNLDVIRSVFGADADKAKVEFRLLDEQIHRISQIVTKLLQFARPEEYAGYVERHAPASVISDCLPLVQHLLNKTEIAVVRDDHASRFVLMNRSELQQVLVNLIVNAIHAMPDGGTLTLRSFDAEREGHQGVAIEVTDTGIGMSLEVIEKIFDAFYTTKRRQGTGLGLSISQTLIKRQGGQITAESRVGSGSTFTVWLPEAT; this comes from the coding sequence ATGTCTGATGCCGCAGGCCGCAGCGGCGAGCGCGTGCGGGGACGCTCCGTCCGCTTTCGGCTGCTCGCGATCGCGCTGCTGCCGATGTTGGTCATCCTGCCGCTGCTGCTCGGCGTCGCGATCTATCGCTGGAACGCGAAATTCGACGCGACCCTGATCTCCAAGGTGAACGGCGATCTCACCATCGCCCACCAATATCTCGCCCGCATCCTGGAGAAGACCGGCGTCCAGCTCCGCGCGCTCGGCCTGTCGGCCCGTTTCCGGGAGGTGCTGGCGCAGGATGCGCGCGCCCAGTTGCGGGATCTGCTCGACGAGACCCGCAAGGAGACAGGTCTCGATTTCCTGTATCTGACCAACGGTCGCGGCGACATCCTGGCCTCATCGCCGCCGCTCAAGCAGCAACCGAGAAGTGACTGGCCGATCATCGCATCGGCGCTGTCGGGCGAGGCCCCAGCGACGGGCGTCGATATCTTCGGCAATGACGAGCTTGCCGCGATTTCGCCGGAGCTGGCCGAGCGCGCGCGGCTGGACCTCGTGCCGACGCCGAACGCGGTGCCGACCGACCGGAGCGCCGAGACGCGCGGCATGGTCGTGCATGCGGCGAGCCGGGCGATGCTGCCCGACGGTGGTGCCGCGGCACTGGTCGGCGGCACGTTGCTCAATCAGAATCTCGAATTCATCGACACGATCAACGATCTCGTCTATCGCGCGGCGAGCCTGCCGGAGGGCAGCCAGGGCACCGCGACGTTGTTCCTGGACGACGTGCGGATATCGACAAACGTCCGTCTGTTCGAGGGGCGGCGCGCGCTCGGCACGCGCGTGTCGGCGGCGGTGCGCTCGGCCGTGCTAGGCGAGGGGCGCACCTGGCTCGACAGCGCCTTCGTGGTCAATGACTGGTACATCTCCGCCTACGAGCCGCTGGTCGACAGCTACGGCAAGCGGGTCGGCATGCTCTATGTCGGCTTCCTGGAGAAGCCGTTCAGCCAGGCCAAATACCAGACATTGCTGATCATCATCGCAGCGTTCATCGCGATCACCGCGGCGACCGTGCCGATCTTCCTGCGCTGGGCGAGCTCCATCTTCATGCCGCTGGAGCGCGTCACGGCGACGATCGGCGAAGTGGAGCGCGGGAATCTTGCCGCCCGCACCAAGATGCCGGTGTCGGGTGATGAGATCGGCCGCGTCGCGGTTCATCTCGACAGCCTGCTCGACCAGATCCAGGAACGCGACCGGCAGCTTCGGGAATGGAATGAGGAGCTGAACGTCCGCGTGCGGGAGCGCACGAGGGACCTCGAACATGCCAATCTCAAGCTCGAGGCGACCACCAAGCAGCTCATCATGTCGGAGAAGCTGGCTGCGATCGGAGAGATCACTGCCGGCGTCGCGCACGAGATCAACAATCCGATCGCTGTGATGCAGGGCAATCTCGACGTCATCCGCAGCGTGTTCGGAGCCGATGCCGACAAGGCGAAGGTCGAGTTTCGCCTGCTTGACGAGCAGATCCACCGCATCAGCCAGATCGTGACGAAGCTGCTGCAATTCGCAAGGCCGGAGGAATATGCCGGCTATGTCGAGCGCCATGCACCGGCCAGCGTCATCTCCGACTGTCTGCCGCTGGTGCAGCATCTTCTGAACAAGACCGAGATCGCGGTGGTCAGGGACGACCACGCCAGCCGGTTCGTGCTGATGAACCGCAGCGAGCTGCAGCAGGTGCTGGTCAATCTCATCGTCAATGCGATCCACGCCATGCCGGACGGCGGAACGCTGACGCTCCGCTCCTTCGATGCCGAGCGCGAGGGCCATCAAGGCGTCGCCATCGAGGTCACCGATACCGGCATCGGCATGAGCCTTGAGGTGATCGAAAAGATATTCGACGCCTTCTACACCACGAAACGCCGGCAAGGCACCGGGCTCGGCCTCTCCATCAGCCAGACGCTGATCAAGCGCCAGGGCGGACAGATCACGGCCGAAAGCCGCGTCGGCTCCGGAAGCACCTTCACGGTGTGGCTGCCGGAAGCGACCTGA
- a CDS encoding sigma-54-dependent transcriptional regulator encodes MTFSTTRASAAATPAVGREPTAKLGKTAAGPEFSALAQAAILIVDDEPGMRNFLVRTLAPRCKLVDEAADTDQASRKLDSNRYDVVILDNIMPGKNGVDWLAEQRAVGFFADAILITAYANLDTAIQALRAGAADFVLKPFRSNQILNAVARCLDRVRLQRENYVLRYALRASSDRTFLRDNLIGQSAATLRVRETIARVAGLPTSILLTGESGTGKEVAARSIHSLSDRADKPFVPVNCAAIPPDMIEAELFGHIKGAFTGADSGREGLFLYAHGGTLFLDEIGELPLPMQSKLLRVLEDRRVRPVGSEREVPVDLRFIFATNAELQKEVERGRFRADLFYRLNVMQIRLPLLKDRGDDVLELAAIFMSKLSVQLGMPPVPIDASVRTALASYDWPGNVRELRNLIERTLILGAFPDDFAGSRTDGQSAPADSLAELERRHILGVLKEVNGNREEAARRLGISRKTIDRKCALWDV; translated from the coding sequence CTCCCGCGGTTGGCCGCGAGCCTACCGCCAAGCTCGGCAAGACGGCTGCGGGGCCGGAGTTCAGCGCGCTGGCGCAGGCCGCCATCCTGATCGTCGACGACGAGCCGGGGATGCGCAATTTCCTGGTGCGCACGCTGGCGCCGCGCTGCAAGCTCGTGGACGAGGCGGCCGATACCGACCAGGCCTCGCGCAAGCTCGACTCCAACCGCTACGACGTCGTCATTCTCGACAACATCATGCCGGGCAAGAATGGCGTCGATTGGCTCGCCGAGCAGCGCGCCGTCGGCTTCTTCGCCGACGCCATCCTGATCACCGCCTATGCGAACCTCGACACGGCGATCCAGGCCCTGCGCGCCGGTGCGGCCGACTTCGTGCTCAAGCCGTTCCGCTCCAACCAGATCCTCAACGCGGTGGCACGATGCCTCGACCGCGTCCGCCTCCAGCGCGAGAATTACGTCCTGCGCTATGCGTTGCGTGCCTCGTCGGACCGCACCTTTTTGCGCGACAATCTGATCGGACAGTCGGCAGCGACGCTGCGCGTGCGCGAGACCATCGCGCGCGTCGCGGGCCTGCCGACCTCGATTCTGCTCACCGGCGAATCCGGCACCGGCAAGGAGGTGGCAGCGCGCTCGATCCACTCTCTGTCCGACCGCGCCGACAAGCCCTTCGTGCCCGTGAATTGCGCGGCGATCCCGCCCGACATGATCGAGGCCGAGCTGTTCGGTCACATCAAGGGCGCCTTCACCGGCGCGGACTCGGGGCGCGAGGGCCTGTTTCTTTATGCGCATGGCGGCACGCTGTTCCTCGACGAGATCGGCGAGCTGCCGCTGCCGATGCAGAGCAAGCTGCTCCGCGTGCTCGAAGACCGCCGCGTCCGTCCGGTCGGCTCGGAGCGTGAGGTTCCGGTCGACCTGCGCTTCATCTTCGCAACCAATGCCGAGCTTCAGAAGGAGGTCGAGCGGGGCCGTTTCCGCGCCGATTTGTTCTACCGCCTCAACGTGATGCAGATCCGCCTGCCGCTCCTGAAGGACCGCGGCGACGACGTGCTGGAGCTCGCCGCCATCTTCATGAGCAAGCTGTCGGTCCAGCTCGGCATGCCGCCGGTGCCGATCGACGCCTCGGTGCGGACGGCGCTCGCCAGCTATGACTGGCCGGGCAATGTGCGCGAGCTGCGCAATCTGATCGAGCGCACGCTGATCCTCGGCGCCTTCCCCGACGATTTCGCCGGTTCCCGCACCGACGGGCAATCGGCGCCTGCCGACAGTCTTGCGGAGCTCGAACGCCGTCACATTCTCGGCGTGCTGAAGGAGGTCAACGGCAATCGCGAGGAGGCGGCTCGGCGCCTCGGCATCTCGCGCAAGACCATCGACCGCAAATGTGCGTTGTGGGATGTCTGA